In Gammaproteobacteria bacterium (ex Lamellibrachia satsuma), a single genomic region encodes these proteins:
- a CDS encoding Rsd/AlgQ family anti-sigma factor, translating into MNTQQRSDGERRTGTQGMIDKLLDERQEMLVLFCQVAGLEPYSRTESLEKLLQTFCQVLVDYTAFGHFEVFGHISDGSERRGRVIKVAEEIYPGFVEATEAAVNFNDKYDLSDHELKLDKLSKDLSSLGEELAIRVELEDRLVATMLAR; encoded by the coding sequence ATGAACACGCAACAACGATCTGATGGAGAGCGTAGAACCGGCACCCAGGGAATGATCGATAAACTGCTCGATGAGCGTCAGGAGATGCTGGTGCTTTTTTGTCAGGTGGCCGGGCTCGAACCCTATTCACGGACGGAGTCATTGGAAAAGCTGCTGCAGACTTTTTGCCAGGTCCTGGTGGATTATACCGCCTTTGGTCATTTCGAAGTCTTCGGTCATATCAGTGACGGTTCTGAGAGACGTGGTCGTGTAATCAAGGTAGCTGAAGAGATCTATCCCGGTTTTGTCGAGGCCACAGAGGCGGCAGTGAACTTCAACGATAAATATGACCTTTCAGACCATGAATTGAAACTCGACAAGCTGTCAAAAGATCTCTCTTCTCTGGGAGAAGAGCTGGCGATTCGTGTCGAGCTTGAAGACCGACTGGTTGCAACCATGTTGGCGCGCTGA
- a CDS encoding sulfite exporter TauE/SafE family protein, which translates to MENLTLTFGLFPILLFLLLGGVVGIVAGLFGVGGGLVVVPALIWGLPLVGVEASLVVHIAVGTSLTTIVFTSLAAIRAHQKRGAVLWDYVLRLTPGILVGSWLGGIAAGAMDAIMLQRVFGTFAVLVALRMFFLGNSSSAYRLTQAWLMTLAGSAIGLVSAIVGIGGGTMTVPLLHAGGVEMRKAVATSSACGLPIALAGAASFAITGWAVEGLPAGSTGYLYWPVGLIIVMTSVLTAPFGAALAHRLPAVILKRVFAIFLLLMGIRLLLG; encoded by the coding sequence ATGGAGAATCTAACCCTGACATTTGGACTCTTCCCGATACTGCTCTTCCTTCTTCTAGGTGGCGTTGTGGGTATCGTTGCCGGTCTTTTTGGTGTGGGAGGTGGCTTGGTGGTGGTGCCTGCACTGATTTGGGGATTGCCCCTGGTGGGGGTCGAGGCGAGTCTGGTGGTGCATATCGCCGTGGGAACTTCACTCACAACGATTGTTTTTACCTCACTTGCGGCCATTCGCGCCCACCAGAAACGTGGTGCTGTGCTCTGGGATTATGTCTTGCGATTGACCCCGGGCATCCTGGTGGGCAGTTGGCTTGGAGGGATTGCCGCCGGCGCTATGGATGCGATTATGTTGCAGCGGGTCTTTGGTACCTTTGCCGTCCTGGTGGCGCTGCGGATGTTTTTTCTCGGCAACAGCAGTTCGGCATACCGCCTGACACAGGCGTGGCTGATGACTCTGGCAGGCAGTGCTATCGGCTTGGTGTCGGCGATCGTCGGCATTGGTGGCGGCACAATGACCGTGCCGTTGCTGCATGCCGGTGGGGTGGAGATGCGCAAGGCTGTGGCAACATCAAGCGCCTGCGGTCTGCCGATTGCTCTCGCCGGCGCCGCCAGTTTTGCGATAACGGGCTGGGCTGTGGAAGGGCTGCCGGCAGGGAGTACCGGTTATCTCTATTGGCCGGTTGGCCTGATCATCGTAATGACCAGTGTGTTGACAGCACCATTTGGTGCGGCATTGGCGCATCGATTGCCGGCAGTGATTTTGAAACGGGTGTTTGCGATTTTTTTACTGTTGATGGGTATACGGTTACTGCTGGGGTAG